Part of the Haloarchaeobius litoreus genome is shown below.
TGGTCAAATTCATGCCAGTACAGCGAAATTCCCGCGTCTGCGAAGGGCTCCGTATCGAGGTAATCACGTGCTGCAGGCCCCGAGATGTAGGCGTCCCCATCGACCGCATCAAGGATGTTAATCAGGCGTTCGGTCTTCGAGCCGGTAACGTCGAGCTCGGAAGACAACATCACTTCAGTATCTGACGGCACAAGCTCGTCTGCGAGGATTTCGATAATTCGAGTGTTGAGGTCGACCAGTCGGTTCCACTCCTGATGGTACACCGTCTCAAGCCGCTCCGAGTACTCGTCGAAGTAAGGTGCGCCCGCGTATGAGTGATGAATACTCTTCCAGTGGCTCTCCTGCCAGTTCTCGTCGTTGTTGAGCTCGACATCCCGTATCTCTTGACCGTGGTTCTTGACTACAGGGAGTGTGAGGTAAGTGAAATCCCCGTCAGGAACTTTAATCCGGTTACGTCGCTGCCAAGAGCGACGGTTGAACTGGATGTCGTCGTAGAGAACCATCGTGTCGGCACTCGAGAAATAGCCGAAGTAGCCCATCCACGGTAGATAGAGCGGTTGGACAATCACTACGGTCTTCTGGGCCTGCTCGCTGGGACACACGGATGTCTTAGAGTCACCCGGGTGTCGTATTTACCTCTTTTGTTGGACGAGTTCGTCGACGATATCACGTAGTTTCTCGTGCATGCTGAAGTACTGCTTTCCCTCAGTCGTATCTTGTGGTTCTGGTTCCGCAGACTCGTCTTCGTATCTCAGAATTGCGTCAACCATGACTTGGTGCGTGGTTTCGTAGTAATTTTGCTCGATAATCTCTCCCGCAGAATCGGCTGAGTCTTCATCTAACTTCCGTTGGGCAATCAGGTCGCCTGTGTCAACGCCAATATCAACGACATGGGCACTCGACCCCACGGCATCGTCATGTAGGAGCGCCCAGTACTCAGCGTCAATTCCTCGGTAGTTCGGGAGGAGACTTGGGTGTACGTTGATAGTCGCCACCGAGGGTATCTCAATTATCCTCTCCTCCAGAATCGTTCCACCTGTCTTGATTGCCATGATATCTGGCTGGATACCCCGTAGAACGGTTTCACACTCGACACTGTTCGCATCAGGAACGAAATGTAACTCGAAGCCATTCTTGTTTCTGTAGGATCGGAAGATGTCGTACTCTCCCGCACCATCACCCACGAGTACCACGTGTGAGAAGAAAACACCTCGCGTCTGTGCGTGATAGAGGAGGTGCATTGCCGCTGTACTCGACGAGGCCAGAAGGCAGTACTTCACAGTTCGATTCCCCGTCGTTCCCGGAGCTTTCGAAGTGATTTTTCCTCAGCCACTTCAATCTCCGAAACCAGTTCTGGGTCCGTCCCGTAGGAGCGAATCCAGTCGTTGAGTTTCAGCGCTGTGTTCAGAAACCGGAAATCGTCATCTTGGAACGCGACTTCCATGAATTCCTGACTGAGCGCTACGACCTCCTCTGTGTCCGTGAACGAATCTGGCGACTGCCAAGACCGGCGTATCTCTATCTCTCGCATCCGAGCGACAAGACTTGGGTCCCTGTCTGAGGTCATTGTGTTGGGACATCAAAGCCAATCGCGGTATCTAAATCTGTTGTCTACAACAGGCACATCACTGGTTTGTCTTCCAAGAAACAACTCACGGCTCAAGAACCGAATCACTAATCAGATGGCCGGGGAAACTGGTTTACAACATCTCAATGTCTGTCGAAGACGGAATCTTGCTGGTGCTGTTTGCCGGACTGGTGCTTTCGCTAATCGCAGTCACTCGCGCATCATATCGTCTACTCGATCCCCATGGCACGAACCGGGACGGATACGCACACCTGCTCTTCATTGCCGAAATAAGAACAGCTGGTCATCGAATTCCAGAGTATCTCAGTGTTTCTGCATTGTCTGGCAGGTCCGTGTACCCGTACTTCCTCCACTGGGTTCTCTCGTTCTTTCCTTCTCGGTGGCTTCCGATAATCGAGAGATATTTCAGTCCTCTTATGGACTTGTTATTCGCCGCTGTACTTTTATCGTTATACCCACTGGGATTACTGAGCACCTGGCAGACGGTATTTGCTATCACGCTGTTCCTCGTCACACCCCAGTTCATGCGATTCGATATGGCACATGGGATTGGGCTCAGTAGTCGCAAGCCCGGACAACTTCTCACCACAATTAGCCTCTTGCTGTTCAGTCTCTGGTCAATCGGCGGTGCCAACTGGTTGTTCGTCGCCGGTGTGTTCGGAGGCGCATTAATTTGCTTGACCAGCAAGTTCAGCGTTCAATCATTGGTATTCATCCTCTTCGGGATGGGTTTAGTGGTGGATTCATTGTTCTTACTCGCCATCCCGTTGTCGCTCGGATTAGCGGTGCTACTATCGCTCGGAGCCTATTGGGATATCCTCAGGGGACACGTCAGCCATCTCAAACACCTTGCATTGAAAGGACAGTTCAGACTACGGGCAATCCAGCGTCGGAGCGTACTCCAATCACTCCACAAAATTATCAACAACCTTCGGTCGGGTGATATAAAAGCAGTCGCCAGACGTGGATTCGACAATTTGATAGTCCGGGTCATCTCAGACAATCCATTTATTTTGTTACTCCCATTGATTGTCGCAGCCCGTTGGGGGACAGGTTTTGGAACCCCGACCGTGTTCACCGTATGGCTTTTCACAGGAATTATCACGTTCGTGCTCACATCTCTCCCATACCTACGATTCATAGGAGAGGGAGAGCGGTATCTCGAATACGTGTTCCTTCCTGCAGTCCTAGTAATCGCCGATGGTCTGAAAACGATTGGCCCGTGGTTCACGGTCGTGACTGTGGCGACGATGGGCTTTGGTGCAGTCGTTATCCCGCTCTATTTCAAAGGGTATCAACTGTTCCTGTACGACTCAGATGAGGGTGATGATTGGGGAAAAGTCCGCGAGTATCTTGAATCACAAGACCAAGGCGTCGTACTACTCCAGCCTAAGGGACGAGGTCGACAACTGGCTTGGGAAACCCATCATATAGTAGTTGACCCTGTTATGAACGCAGGAGATTCAACGGATGAAATCGATTCCCTCTGTCCCGAAATGTACGGGATTATTACCGACGATGTGCGATGGTTAGAAGAGACGTTTGATCCTGACTGGGTCATCTTTGAACTCGGACGCTCGTACCCCGAAGGTAGCCTCAAACCGAACGACGCTGAACCAGTACTGAACACAGAAGACTATCAGCTATATCGGTTCGAACAGCTCAAATCAAATAGAACGAACTAATTGAATGTTTTGAATTACTGGATGCCCGACTATACAAATAGTACTGGAATGCCCTATAGACCCAGCCTCAACCAGACAATAATAGTAAATCTTCAATGACTGGACCCTCAACTCCTGCGTTCCCGATTCCGAACACCCACGTGGTCTATGTTGCAGTACAGGATGGCGAGAAGAGCAATGAGTGATAACGAGACCGCCCTAGAGACGCTCCTCTCTGGTGGTTCTATCGTCTTCCTCGGTCTGA
Proteins encoded:
- a CDS encoding WbqC family protein — protein: MCPSEQAQKTVVIVQPLYLPWMGYFGYFSSADTMVLYDDIQFNRRSWQRRNRIKVPDGDFTYLTLPVVKNHGQEIRDVELNNDENWQESHWKSIHHSYAGAPYFDEYSERLETVYHQEWNRLVDLNTRIIEILADELVPSDTEVMLSSELDVTGSKTERLINILDAVDGDAYISGPAARDYLDTEPFADAGISLYWHEFDHPEYPQPHGEFVSHLSAIDVLFNMGPEARNLVQEGEEDALVRDPDT
- a CDS encoding formyltransferase family protein; translation: MHLLYHAQTRGVFFSHVVLVGDGAGEYDIFRSYRNKNGFELHFVPDANSVECETVLRGIQPDIMAIKTGGTILEERIIEIPSVATINVHPSLLPNYRGIDAEYWALLHDDAVGSSAHVVDIGVDTGDLIAQRKLDEDSADSAGEIIEQNYYETTHQVMVDAILRYEDESAEPEPQDTTEGKQYFSMHEKLRDIVDELVQQKR